In Pengzhenrongella sicca, a single genomic region encodes these proteins:
- the rlmC gene encoding 23S rRNA (uracil(747)-C(5))-methyltransferase RlmC, whose protein sequence is MHCSYFTAERCRSCALMEQPYDAQLAAKQRHLELALGGRPGLHWLPPVASAESGFRNKAKMVVGGIADEPTLGILDAGGRGVDLSACGLYPAGLQEAFGPLAAFIARAGIVPYDVPARRGELKHLIVTRSPDGELMVRFVLRSQEPVARIRKHLAALRADLPRLAVASVNLLPEHKAVLEGSREILLTAQETLRMRVNGIDLHLRPQSFFQTNTEVAAALYRQAAAWVAERSPASVWDLYCGVGGFALHCAEPGRDVVGIESSREAIASAQLSAREARVPRVTFRADDATAFALGAREAPALVIVNPPRRGLGPELCRWLEASSVRHVIYSSCHAGSLARDLAAMPSLRPRQARLLDMFPQTDHYEALTLLERTSG, encoded by the coding sequence ATGCACTGCTCCTACTTCACCGCGGAGCGCTGCCGCTCCTGCGCGCTGATGGAGCAGCCGTACGACGCCCAGCTCGCGGCCAAGCAGCGGCACCTCGAGCTTGCGCTCGGCGGCCGGCCGGGTCTGCACTGGCTGCCGCCGGTCGCGAGCGCCGAGTCGGGGTTCCGGAACAAGGCGAAGATGGTCGTCGGCGGCATTGCCGACGAGCCGACGCTCGGGATCCTGGACGCCGGCGGGCGCGGCGTCGACCTCAGCGCGTGCGGCCTGTACCCGGCCGGCCTGCAGGAGGCGTTCGGGCCGCTCGCCGCGTTCATCGCGCGAGCGGGGATCGTGCCGTACGACGTCCCGGCACGCCGCGGCGAGCTCAAGCACCTCATCGTCACCCGGTCGCCCGACGGCGAGCTCATGGTGCGGTTCGTCCTGCGATCGCAGGAGCCGGTCGCCCGGATCCGCAAGCACCTGGCCGCGCTGCGCGCCGACCTGCCGCGGCTCGCGGTCGCATCGGTCAACCTGCTCCCCGAGCACAAGGCCGTGCTGGAGGGGTCGCGCGAGATCCTGCTCACCGCGCAGGAGACCTTGCGCATGCGGGTCAACGGCATCGACCTGCACCTGCGACCGCAGAGCTTCTTCCAGACGAACACCGAGGTCGCCGCGGCGCTGTACCGGCAGGCGGCGGCCTGGGTGGCCGAGCGGTCGCCCGCGTCGGTCTGGGACCTGTACTGCGGCGTCGGCGGTTTCGCGCTGCACTGCGCCGAGCCGGGCCGCGACGTCGTCGGCATCGAGAGCAGCCGTGAGGCGATCGCCAGCGCGCAGTTGAGCGCGCGCGAGGCGCGCGTGCCGCGGGTGACGTTCCGCGCCGACGACGCCACGGCGTTCGCGCTCGGGGCGCGCGAGGCGCCCGCGCTCGTGATCGTCAACCCGCCGCGGCGCGGGCTGGGGCCTGAGCTCTGCCGCTGGCTCGAGGCGTCGTCGGTGCGGCACGTCATCTACTCCAGCTGCCACGCCGGCTCGCTCGCGCGTGACCTTGCGGCGATGCCGTCGCTCCGGCCGCGCCAGGCCCGGCTGCTCGACATGTTCCCGCAGACGGACCACTACGAGGCCCTCACGCTCCTCGAACGGACCTCCGGCTAG
- a CDS encoding AIM24 family protein, with translation MTIHGPLFTDFQENTSPDPFSLQNKKLLKIQMGFGPVWARSGSMVAYQGDVKFENKGSGGLGRMLKSAATGEGVDLMQCSGQGELFVAHRAEEVQIMYLENDSISVNGNNVLAFSSSIGWDINRIHARGAAMTGGLYNVSLHGTGYVAITTEGEPVALDVATAPTFGDAQAVVLWTAGVTMDIRIDTGGLKSMLRGGSGETFQMAFGGQGYVLVQPSESVLQGGTESSGGGLGGIFNG, from the coding sequence ATGACTATCCACGGCCCGCTGTTCACGGACTTCCAGGAGAACACGTCCCCGGACCCGTTCTCGCTCCAGAACAAGAAGCTGCTCAAGATCCAGATGGGCTTTGGCCCGGTGTGGGCTCGATCGGGCTCGATGGTCGCCTACCAGGGTGACGTCAAGTTCGAGAACAAGGGTTCGGGCGGGCTCGGGCGGATGCTCAAGTCGGCGGCCACCGGCGAGGGCGTCGACCTGATGCAGTGCTCGGGCCAGGGCGAGCTGTTCGTGGCGCACCGGGCGGAGGAGGTTCAGATCATGTATCTGGAGAACGACTCCATCTCGGTCAACGGCAACAACGTGCTCGCCTTCTCGTCCTCGATCGGCTGGGACATCAACCGGATCCACGCGCGCGGCGCGGCCATGACCGGCGGCCTGTACAACGTGTCCCTGCACGGGACGGGCTACGTCGCCATCACGACCGAGGGCGAGCCGGTCGCCCTCGACGTCGCGACGGCGCCGACGTTCGGCGATGCGCAGGCCGTGGTGCTGTGGACCGCCGGCGTGACGATGGACATCCGGATCGACACCGGAGGCCTCAAGTCGATGCTCCGCGGCGGCAGCGGGGAGACGTTCCAGATGGCGTTCGGAGGCCAGGGGTACGTGCTGGTCCAGCCGAGCGAGTCGGTGCTTCAGGGCGGGACAGAGAGCAGCGGCGGCGGTCTCGGCGGGATCTTCAACGGCTGA
- a CDS encoding wax ester/triacylglycerol synthase domain-containing protein, producing the protein MPTRMSVFDLAELAADVGPNPRTIGVLLELEGPAPDVAAVRAVVGARLPLAPRLTQRLRRVPAGAGRPLWQRVAVDLDHHVRARTAAAADLLEVAAAILAEPLDPARPWWTLTVIDLPARGSSALVWSSHHALADGPSVLRAVLAVLQEGTAPEPLAAGPAGPAGPAGPAGPAAPADSVPARRALTFEAWRARVPGRGAVAGLPRRLLELREVRTSTGVRVPASRLNQPITAGYTLRVVEVDLAPLAGGARACGATVNDALLWAWARAVHLQLAAAGTAPAPVVVSCPVTVASAAIENRVGTVLIPVPAPGESAAQDLRALAADTRRRKARITGSSWWLAAQVFRAVGAVGLYRTLVERQRSITTLLTNMRGPAEAPHVLGRRVTRAVPIATLVGNVATVAAALSCGGRVVVTVMCAPQTAGLAGRLAADVRDGLATVAGLAGPSGLAGPPEPAGPPGPAAT; encoded by the coding sequence GTGCCCACGCGGATGAGCGTCTTCGACCTGGCCGAGCTCGCCGCGGACGTCGGGCCCAACCCCCGCACCATCGGCGTGCTGCTCGAGCTCGAGGGCCCGGCGCCGGACGTCGCCGCCGTGCGCGCCGTCGTCGGCGCCCGGCTGCCACTGGCGCCGCGGCTGACCCAGCGCCTGCGGCGGGTGCCTGCCGGGGCGGGCCGCCCGCTGTGGCAGCGGGTCGCGGTGGACCTGGACCACCACGTGCGCGCGCGGACCGCCGCGGCCGCCGACCTGCTCGAGGTCGCCGCGGCGATCCTTGCCGAGCCGCTCGACCCCGCGCGGCCGTGGTGGACGCTCACCGTGATCGACCTGCCCGCCCGGGGCAGCTCGGCGCTCGTGTGGTCGAGCCATCACGCGCTCGCCGACGGCCCCAGCGTGCTGCGCGCGGTGCTCGCGGTGCTGCAGGAGGGCACCGCCCCGGAGCCGCTTGCGGCGGGTCCGGCGGGTCCGGCGGGTCCGGCGGGTCCGGCGGGTCCGGCGGCGCCCGCGGACAGCGTTCCCGCGCGGCGGGCGCTGACGTTCGAGGCGTGGCGCGCGCGGGTCCCCGGCCGCGGCGCGGTCGCGGGCCTGCCGCGGCGGCTGCTCGAGCTGCGCGAGGTGCGGACCTCGACGGGGGTCCGGGTGCCCGCGTCACGGCTGAACCAGCCGATCACCGCCGGGTACACGCTCCGGGTCGTCGAGGTCGACCTCGCGCCGCTGGCCGGCGGGGCCCGCGCCTGCGGGGCCACGGTCAACGACGCCCTGCTGTGGGCGTGGGCGCGCGCGGTGCACCTGCAGCTGGCCGCGGCCGGGACCGCGCCGGCGCCCGTCGTCGTGTCGTGCCCGGTGACCGTCGCGTCGGCGGCGATCGAGAACCGGGTCGGCACCGTGCTCATCCCCGTCCCGGCCCCGGGGGAGTCGGCGGCGCAGGATCTGCGTGCGCTCGCGGCCGACACGCGGCGGCGCAAGGCCCGCATCACCGGCAGCTCCTGGTGGCTCGCCGCGCAGGTGTTTCGCGCCGTCGGCGCAGTGGGGCTGTACCGCACGCTCGTCGAGCGGCAGCGGTCGATCACCACGCTGCTGACGAACATGCGCGGGCCTGCCGAGGCGCCCCACGTGCTGGGTCGCCGGGTCACGCGCGCGGTGCCCATCGCGACACTGGTCGGCAACGTCGCGACGGTCGCCGCCGCGCTGTCCTGCGGCGGGCGGGTGGTCGTGACAGTGATGTGCGCCCCGCAGACCGCCGGGCTGGCCGGCCGGCTCGCCGCCGACGTCCGCGACGGGCTGGCCACGGTTGCCGGGCTCGCCGGGCCGTCCGGGCTCGCCGGGCCGCCCGAGCCCGCCGGGCCGCCCGGGCCTGCTGCGACCTGA
- a CDS encoding AfsR/SARP family transcriptional regulator — MVARINLLGSPSVERAGLPVAPPRGSKAWALLAYLALTPGAVPRSRLMDLLFEEAEDPAAALRWSLSQVRRALAGAAEVSGDPLRFAPNPGTLVDVDVVAHGSWVEALRLPGFGGGLLEGVSPRVGPAFELWLSTERRRVAGQTTAIWQEAAHSRLARGDVAAAVDLAGRLVAADPLTERSHELLVRALVARGDRAAALARVHECRVLFARELGIAPSPALDDALRRRGVAAPPRTAAAVDAAIEGGAAAAHVGAYERAVELLRSAVDGARARDDAPLLARSLGELGGVLVRGVRGSDEEAVSVLHEAVVLATDGGDRAVAARAGLEIGHVELLRAHYPRMEVWLERAAELAGPDPRVLAWVGVYAGIGRTDQGDYPRAVATLEGAADAARSADDPRALAYALTAMGRLRLLRGELDEAGRSLDLACSTADDLAWTSFLPFPRALRAELTMRRGDLAAAADALDGSYALACQVGDPCWESYSLRGRGLLAAATGDDALALELLIDAPAACRRQRVTHNWVEGHCLDALCRFAVRRELAGAAGWVDELEEFASRRGMRELVARAALHRSDLGQAGAAELAAVLLAGLDNPALAAAAGLPA, encoded by the coding sequence ATGGTCGCTCGGATCAATCTGCTGGGGTCGCCCTCGGTCGAGCGGGCGGGCCTGCCGGTCGCGCCGCCGCGCGGGAGCAAAGCGTGGGCCCTGCTCGCCTATCTCGCGCTCACCCCGGGAGCCGTACCGCGATCGCGGCTCATGGACCTGCTGTTCGAGGAGGCGGAGGACCCTGCCGCCGCGCTGCGGTGGAGCCTGTCCCAGGTGCGGCGGGCCCTCGCGGGCGCCGCCGAGGTCAGCGGCGACCCGCTCCGGTTCGCGCCGAACCCGGGCACGCTCGTCGACGTCGACGTCGTCGCGCACGGCTCCTGGGTCGAGGCGCTGCGCCTGCCCGGGTTCGGCGGTGGCCTGCTCGAGGGGGTGTCGCCGCGGGTCGGGCCGGCGTTCGAGCTCTGGCTCTCCACCGAGCGCCGCCGGGTCGCTGGCCAGACGACCGCGATCTGGCAGGAGGCCGCGCACAGCCGGCTCGCGCGCGGCGACGTCGCCGCCGCCGTCGACCTCGCCGGGCGCCTCGTCGCGGCCGACCCCCTCACCGAGCGCAGCCACGAGCTGCTCGTGCGCGCGCTCGTCGCCCGGGGTGACCGCGCCGCCGCGCTCGCGCGCGTGCACGAGTGCCGCGTGCTCTTCGCGCGCGAGCTGGGCATCGCGCCGTCGCCGGCGCTCGACGACGCCCTGCGCCGGCGCGGGGTAGCCGCGCCTCCGCGCACCGCGGCCGCCGTCGACGCCGCCATCGAGGGCGGGGCGGCGGCCGCGCACGTGGGTGCCTACGAGCGCGCGGTCGAGCTCCTGCGGTCGGCCGTCGACGGGGCCCGGGCGCGCGACGACGCCCCGCTGCTCGCCCGGTCGCTCGGGGAGCTCGGCGGGGTGCTCGTGCGCGGCGTGCGCGGGAGCGACGAGGAGGCGGTGTCCGTGCTGCACGAGGCCGTCGTGCTGGCGACGGACGGGGGAGACCGGGCCGTGGCGGCCCGGGCGGGGCTCGAGATCGGGCACGTCGAGCTGCTGCGGGCGCACTACCCGCGGATGGAGGTGTGGCTCGAGCGGGCCGCCGAGCTCGCCGGACCCGACCCGCGGGTGCTCGCGTGGGTCGGGGTGTACGCCGGGATCGGGCGGACCGACCAGGGGGACTACCCCCGGGCCGTCGCGACGCTGGAGGGCGCCGCCGACGCGGCGCGGTCGGCCGACGATCCGCGGGCCCTGGCCTACGCGCTCACGGCCATGGGCCGCCTCCGGCTGCTGCGGGGCGAGCTCGACGAGGCCGGGCGCTCGCTCGACCTGGCATGCTCGACCGCCGACGACCTGGCCTGGACCTCCTTCCTGCCGTTCCCGCGCGCGCTGCGCGCCGAGCTGACGATGCGGCGCGGCGACCTGGCGGCGGCCGCCGACGCGCTCGACGGGTCCTACGCGCTCGCTTGCCAGGTCGGCGACCCGTGCTGGGAGTCGTACTCGCTGCGCGGACGCGGCCTGCTCGCGGCCGCGACCGGCGACGACGCCCTCGCGCTCGAGCTCCTGATCGATGCCCCGGCGGCCTGCCGCCGCCAACGCGTCACCCACAACTGGGTGGAGGGCCACTGCCTCGACGCGCTGTGCCGGTTCGCGGTGCGGCGCGAGCTGGCGGGCGCCGCCGGGTGGGTCGACGAGCTCGAGGAGTTCGCCTCCCGGCGGGGGATGCGCGAGCTGGTCGCGCGCGCGGCGCTGCACCGCAGCGACCTCGGCCAGGCCGGCGCCGCGGAGCTCGCGGCGGTGCTGCTCGCCGGCCTCGACAACCCGGCGCTCGCGGCCGCAGCCGGGCTGCCCGCGTAG
- a CDS encoding class I SAM-dependent methyltransferase: protein MTEVLDAVEADRALKARLRAMWALGDYPQLAADLIGGLGRALVEASGTRAGDRVLDVAAGAGNAAIPAALTGATVVASDLTPELFEAGRRRAAERGAAVTWREADAEALPFAAGEFDRVLSCVGVMFAPHHQASADELVRVCRPGGTISLLSWTPGGFIGQMFAAMKPYAPPPPPGAQPPPLWGDAEHVRGLLGDRVTDLEVRTASVRVDHFAEPAAFREYFKARYGPTIAVYRAIAADPERVAALDRDLAALAARHDRGAGTGRMVLDWEYLLVTARRATGD from the coding sequence ATGACTGAGGTACTGGACGCGGTCGAGGCCGACCGCGCGTTGAAGGCCCGGCTCCGCGCGATGTGGGCACTGGGCGACTACCCGCAGCTCGCGGCCGACCTGATCGGGGGCCTCGGCCGCGCCCTGGTCGAGGCCAGCGGGACCCGAGCGGGCGACCGGGTGCTCGACGTGGCGGCCGGGGCGGGGAACGCGGCGATCCCGGCCGCGTTGACGGGCGCGACCGTGGTGGCGTCGGACCTGACTCCCGAGCTGTTCGAGGCCGGGCGGCGCCGCGCGGCGGAGCGCGGGGCCGCGGTGACCTGGCGCGAGGCCGACGCCGAGGCGCTGCCGTTCGCGGCCGGCGAGTTCGACCGGGTGCTGTCCTGCGTCGGGGTCATGTTCGCCCCGCACCACCAGGCGAGCGCCGACGAGCTGGTCCGGGTGTGTCGCCCCGGCGGCACGATCTCCCTGCTCAGCTGGACCCCGGGCGGGTTCATCGGGCAGATGTTCGCGGCGATGAAGCCCTACGCGCCGCCGCCGCCGCCCGGCGCGCAGCCCCCGCCGCTGTGGGGCGACGCCGAGCACGTGCGGGGACTCCTGGGCGACCGGGTCACGGACCTCGAGGTCCGCACGGCCAGCGTGCGGGTCGACCACTTCGCCGAGCCCGCGGCGTTCCGGGAGTACTTCAAGGCGCGCTACGGCCCGACCATCGCCGTGTACCGGGCGATCGCTGCCGATCCGGAGCGCGTCGCGGCGCTCGACCGCGACCTGGCGGCCCTTGCCGCCCGGCACGACCGGGGCGCGGGCACCGGCCGGATGGTGCTCGACTGGGAGTACCTGCTGGTGACGGCGCGGCGGGCGACCGGCGACTGA
- a CDS encoding pentapeptide repeat-containing protein, producing MTEQPVAAPAAGPPAQELRADCASCFALCCVVPAFTASTDFAITKPAGRPCLHLAGDFRCGIHTRLRERGFRGCTVYDCFGAGQQVSQVTFGGHDWRSAPATARQMFTVFPVMRDLHELLWYLTQALPLAPTGSAHARLRADLERAFAAITALTRGDPADVAAVDVDAQRQAVNPLLVRASAHARAAAGPRLIDHRGADLAGARLRGADLRGASLRGALLIGADLAATDLRLADVTGADLRDACLDGADLSTTLFLRQSQLDAARGDAATVLPPGLARPAHWPAGLT from the coding sequence GTGACCGAGCAACCCGTAGCCGCGCCGGCCGCTGGCCCGCCCGCGCAGGAGCTGCGGGCCGACTGCGCGAGCTGCTTCGCGCTGTGCTGCGTCGTTCCCGCGTTCACCGCCTCGACCGACTTCGCGATCACGAAGCCGGCTGGCCGGCCCTGCCTGCACCTCGCCGGGGACTTCCGCTGCGGGATCCACACCCGCCTGCGCGAGCGAGGCTTCCGGGGGTGCACGGTCTACGACTGCTTCGGCGCGGGGCAGCAAGTCTCCCAGGTCACGTTCGGCGGGCACGACTGGCGGTCGGCGCCTGCCACCGCCCGGCAGATGTTCACCGTCTTTCCCGTGATGCGCGACCTGCACGAGCTGCTCTGGTACCTGACGCAGGCCCTGCCGCTCGCGCCCACGGGGTCGGCGCACGCCCGGCTGCGCGCCGACCTCGAGCGCGCGTTCGCGGCGATCACGGCGCTGACGCGGGGCGATCCCGCCGACGTCGCCGCCGTCGACGTGGACGCGCAACGCCAGGCGGTGAACCCGCTGCTCGTGCGCGCGAGCGCGCACGCTCGGGCCGCGGCCGGGCCGCGGCTGATCGACCACCGCGGCGCCGACCTCGCCGGCGCCCGGCTCCGCGGGGCCGACCTGCGCGGGGCCAGCCTGCGCGGCGCCCTGCTCATCGGCGCCGACCTCGCCGCGACGGACCTGCGGCTCGCGGACGTCACGGGTGCCGATCTGCGGGACGCCTGCCTCGACGGGGCGGACCTGAGCACGACCCTCTTCCTGCGGCAGTCCCAGCTGGACGCCGCCCGGGGCGACGCCGCGACGGTCCTGCCGCCCGGGCTCGCCCGGCCGGCGCACTGGCCCGCAGGCCTGACCTGA
- a CDS encoding VOC family protein: MQSITPFLWFDSQAEEAAEFYVSIFPNSRVRSVSRYGEGAPQPAGTAMSVSFTLDGLELQGLNGGPRFPFTEAISFVVPAATQDEIDRLWDALTSDGGEPSQCGWLKDKYGLSWQIVPPVLFELLADPDPERSQRVMQAMLGMQKLDIAALRAARNGAVPG, encoded by the coding sequence ATGCAATCGATCACCCCGTTCCTCTGGTTCGATTCCCAAGCCGAAGAGGCCGCCGAGTTCTACGTGTCGATCTTCCCGAACTCGCGCGTGCGCAGCGTCTCCCGGTACGGGGAGGGCGCGCCGCAACCCGCCGGCACGGCGATGTCGGTGTCCTTCACGCTCGACGGGCTCGAGCTCCAGGGACTCAACGGGGGCCCGCGCTTCCCGTTCACCGAGGCGATCTCGTTCGTCGTCCCCGCGGCGACCCAGGACGAGATCGACCGGCTGTGGGACGCACTGACGAGCGACGGCGGCGAGCCGAGCCAGTGCGGCTGGCTCAAGGACAAGTACGGGCTCTCCTGGCAGATCGTGCCGCCCGTGCTGTTCGAGCTGCTCGCCGACCCGGACCCGGAGCGGTCCCAGCGGGTGATGCAGGCCATGCTGGGGATGCAGAAACTCGACATCGCCGCGCTCCGCGCCGCGCGCAACGGGGCCGTACCCGGCTGA
- a CDS encoding MarR family winged helix-turn-helix transcriptional regulator produces the protein MADDGVDRILEQWATERPELKTESMGVFGRIYRIARASGDAMTAAYGQFGITRADFDVLATLRRSGPPFALAPSALTASLMLTSGGLTGRIDRLERAGLVARSPAPTDRRGLLVTLTDRGREIVDDAVVAGLAAQDRMLAALAPARRRQLDDLLRELLGAVSAS, from the coding sequence ATGGCTGACGACGGGGTAGACCGGATCCTCGAGCAGTGGGCGACCGAGCGCCCCGAACTCAAGACCGAGTCGATGGGCGTGTTCGGCCGGATCTACCGCATCGCGAGGGCCTCGGGAGACGCGATGACGGCCGCCTACGGCCAGTTCGGCATCACCCGGGCCGACTTCGACGTGCTCGCGACCCTGCGCCGGTCGGGCCCTCCGTTCGCGCTCGCGCCGTCGGCGCTCACGGCGTCGCTGATGCTCACGTCGGGCGGTCTCACGGGCCGGATCGACCGGCTCGAGCGAGCGGGGCTCGTCGCCCGGTCGCCCGCGCCGACCGACCGGCGGGGCCTGCTGGTCACGCTGACGGACCGCGGCCGCGAGATCGTCGACGACGCCGTCGTCGCCGGGCTCGCGGCGCAGGACCGGATGCTCGCCGCCCTGGCGCCCGCCCGGCGTCGGCAGCTCGACGACCTGCTGCGCGAGCTGCTCGGGGCCGTCAGCGCGTCCTGA
- a CDS encoding EamA family transporter, translating into MNATGRGWTILVTGLGPAAWGTTYLVTTQWLPPDRPLLASVLRALPAGLLLVAWGRRLPHGTWWLRAAVLGTLNIGVFFALLFFSAYRLPGGVAATLGAVQPLIVAGLSALILGERLTVRAVCAGIVGVVGVALLVLRASVGLDALGLAAGLAAAAAMALGVVLTKRWGRPVPLLAFTGWQLTFGGLVLVPILLAVEGLPGAVTAAQVAGFAYLGLVNTAFGYAVWFRGIERLPAASVSFLGLLSPVVAATAGWLVLAQSLSGWQLVGMGLALGALVAGQRGTARRDPRSDARDSLVRGTTTPGLGLRPPAVIATVSSANTGLP; encoded by the coding sequence ATGAACGCGACCGGACGCGGCTGGACGATCCTGGTGACGGGCCTGGGCCCGGCCGCCTGGGGGACGACCTATCTCGTGACGACCCAGTGGCTCCCGCCGGACCGGCCGCTGCTCGCGTCGGTGCTGCGCGCGCTCCCGGCGGGCCTGCTGCTCGTCGCGTGGGGGCGGCGGCTCCCGCACGGGACGTGGTGGCTGCGGGCGGCGGTGCTCGGGACGCTGAACATCGGCGTGTTCTTCGCGCTCCTGTTCTTCTCGGCCTACCGGCTGCCCGGCGGCGTCGCGGCGACGCTCGGGGCCGTCCAGCCGCTGATCGTGGCGGGGCTGTCCGCATTGATCCTGGGGGAGCGGCTCACGGTGCGGGCCGTCTGCGCCGGCATCGTCGGCGTCGTCGGCGTCGCGCTGCTCGTGCTGCGTGCGAGCGTCGGGCTCGACGCGCTCGGCCTGGCCGCCGGCCTGGCCGCCGCGGCGGCGATGGCGCTCGGCGTCGTGCTGACCAAGCGGTGGGGTCGGCCCGTCCCGCTCCTGGCCTTCACGGGCTGGCAGCTCACCTTCGGCGGGCTCGTGCTCGTGCCGATCCTCCTCGCGGTCGAGGGCCTGCCGGGCGCCGTGACCGCGGCGCAGGTCGCCGGGTTCGCCTACCTCGGCCTCGTCAACACCGCCTTCGGGTACGCGGTGTGGTTCCGCGGCATCGAGCGGTTGCCCGCCGCGAGCGTCTCCTTCCTCGGGCTGCTCAGCCCCGTCGTCGCGGCGACCGCGGGCTGGCTCGTGCTCGCGCAGTCGCTCTCCGGCTGGCAGCTCGTCGGGATGGGTCTCGCGCTCGGCGCCCTGGTCGCCGGGCAGCGGGGTACGGCCCGCCGCGATCCCCGCTCGGACGCCCGAGATTCACTCGTTCGTGGCACGACTACGCCGGGCTTGGGCCTGCGTCCTCCTGCCGTGATCGCTACGGTGAGCAGCGCGAACACCGGTCTGCCATAG
- a CDS encoding GAF and ANTAR domain-containing protein — protein sequence MTDETAFPHPRPESPGPAPEAGESGSSALGSLLLETASIEAYLEDFTSRAASYLGAGTQCGITLRHLGRDRRAASSDERAARCDDVEVATGAGPCLTAMDERRTLTTREIWRDDRWIAWRDAAELEGFRSAAAVPASAGGGTEIALNLYSEQADPWDPERLVRAAMFADQIAQVMALCIRIAEQTVINADLTAAMASRSTIDQAIGIIMAQNRCSAEDAFAILRRASSHRNVKLRVVAAAVVQGITGVAPAAGQFRPRHEN from the coding sequence GTGACCGACGAGACTGCGTTCCCCCACCCGCGCCCCGAGAGCCCCGGGCCGGCCCCCGAGGCGGGCGAGTCGGGCTCGTCCGCGCTGGGCTCGCTCCTGCTGGAGACGGCCAGCATCGAGGCCTACCTGGAGGACTTCACGTCGCGGGCCGCCAGCTACCTGGGTGCCGGCACCCAGTGCGGCATCACGCTGCGCCACCTCGGGCGCGACCGGCGGGCCGCGAGCAGCGACGAGCGGGCCGCGCGGTGCGACGACGTCGAGGTCGCGACCGGAGCGGGGCCGTGCCTGACGGCGATGGACGAGCGGCGCACCCTGACCACCCGCGAGATCTGGCGCGACGACCGGTGGATCGCCTGGCGCGACGCGGCCGAGCTCGAGGGCTTTCGCTCCGCGGCCGCGGTGCCCGCCAGCGCGGGCGGCGGCACCGAGATCGCGCTCAACCTCTACTCGGAGCAGGCGGATCCCTGGGACCCGGAGCGGCTGGTGCGCGCTGCCATGTTCGCGGACCAGATCGCCCAGGTGATGGCGCTGTGCATCAGGATCGCCGAGCAGACCGTGATCAACGCCGACCTGACGGCGGCGATGGCGTCGCGATCGACGATCGATCAGGCGATCGGCATCATCATGGCGCAGAACCGGTGCTCGGCCGAGGACGCCTTCGCGATCCTCCGGCGCGCCTCCAGCCATCGCAACGTGAAGCTGCGCGTCGTGGCGGCGGCCGTGGTCCAGGGCATCACGGGAGTTGCCCCCGCAGCGGGGCAGTTCCGACCCCGGCACGAGAACTAG
- a CDS encoding ATP-binding protein, giving the protein MELQLVAKPSAARAGRHWVMRAVRSQGVPTEALDVIELLTGELLANAVVHGPAAGGIRIRTWRSGRVVSVAVSDESCTRPVVRDPAPTSAGGRGMLLIDTLASAWGVDDGGPTGKTVWFSLDVGAA; this is encoded by the coding sequence GTGGAGTTGCAGCTCGTAGCCAAGCCTTCCGCCGCCCGGGCAGGGCGGCACTGGGTCATGCGTGCGGTCCGCTCCCAGGGCGTGCCGACCGAGGCGCTGGACGTCATCGAGCTGCTCACAGGCGAGCTGCTCGCCAACGCCGTGGTGCACGGCCCCGCGGCCGGGGGCATCCGGATCAGGACCTGGCGGTCGGGCCGCGTCGTGAGCGTCGCGGTCAGCGACGAGAGCTGCACGCGCCCGGTGGTCCGGGATCCCGCGCCGACGTCCGCCGGCGGCCGGGGCATGCTGCTGATCGACACCCTTGCGAGCGCCTGGGGGGTCGACGACGGCGGCCCGACCGGCAAGACCGTCTGGTTCAGCCTCGACGTCGGCGCGGCCTGA
- a CDS encoding GntR family transcriptional regulator, translating to MRITIDPRSPVAPYDQIRTQLADAIHAGSLAPGTRLPTVRGLAAELGLAPNTVARAYRELEQAGAVRTGGRNGTIVEQSGEAADRAAFAAAQDYVRRARELGLDDEASLRWVRTALAAGPGPAS from the coding sequence ATGAGGATCACGATCGACCCGCGCTCGCCGGTCGCGCCGTACGACCAGATCCGGACGCAGCTCGCGGACGCGATCCACGCCGGCAGCCTCGCCCCCGGCACCCGGCTCCCGACGGTGCGCGGGCTCGCGGCGGAGCTCGGGCTCGCGCCCAACACGGTCGCTCGCGCGTACCGCGAGCTCGAGCAGGCCGGCGCGGTCCGGACCGGCGGGCGCAACGGGACGATCGTCGAGCAGTCCGGCGAGGCGGCCGACCGCGCGGCGTTCGCGGCGGCGCAGGACTACGTCCGCCGGGCGCGCGAGCTCGGGCTGGATGACGAGGCGAGCCTGCGCTGGGTGCGCACGGCCCTCGCGGCGGGGCCGGGTCCGGCGAGCTAG